The following coding sequences are from one Anguilla rostrata isolate EN2019 chromosome 16, ASM1855537v3, whole genome shotgun sequence window:
- the slc25a22a gene encoding mitochondrial glutamate carrier 1 isoform X2 — protein sequence MADKQISLPAKLINGGVAGLIGVTCVFPIDLAKTRLQNQQNGSRLYTSMSDCLIKTIRSEGYFGMYRGAAVNLTLVTPEKAIKLAANDFFRHHFSKDGQKLTLLKEMLAGCGAGTCQVIVTTPMEMLKIQLQDAGRIAAQRKLMPEAVSSGPAAPVEMKSPTAMQLTRDLLRSKGIAGLYMGLGATLLRDVPFSIIYFPLFANLNNLGRRGSEGNAPFYVSFASGCIAGSTAAVAVNPVDVIKTRLQSLTRGSQEDTYSGVTDCIRKILQREGPSAFLKGAYCRALVIAPLFGIAQVIYFLGVGEYLLDLLPKRKD from the exons ATGGCTGACAAGCAGATCAG tTTGCCTGCCAAGTTGATTAATGGGGGGGTAGCAGGGCTGATTGGGGTCACCTGCGTGTTTCCCATTGACCTGGCCAAGACCCGCCTCCAGAACCAGCAGAATGGCTCCCGGCTCTACACCAGCAT GTCAGACTGCCTTATCAAGACCATTCGGTCGGAGGGCTACTTCGGGATGTACAGAG ggGCTGCGGTGAACCTGACCCTCGTCACCCCAGAGAAAGCCATCAAGCTGGCGGCTAATGACTTCTTCAGGCATCACTTCTCCAAGGATGG TCAGAAGCTGACCTTGCTGAAGGAGATGCTGGCAGGCTGTGGAGCAGGCACATGCCag GTGATCGTCACCACTCCCATGGAGATGCTGAAAATCCAGCTACAGGACGCCGGGCGAATTG CGGCCCAGCGGAAGCTGATGCCGGAGGCCGTGAGCTCAGGCCCCGCGGCCCCAGTGGAGATGAAGTCCCCCACCGCCATGCAGCTGACCCGGGACCTGCTGAGGAGCAAGGGAATCGCAGG GCTGTACATGGGCCTGGGAGCCACACTGCTCAG GGATGTGCCATTCTCTATAATCTACTTCCCTCTCTTTGCCAACTTGAACAACCTGGGCCGGCGGGGGTCGGAGGGCAACGCCCCCTTCTACGTGTCCTTCGCCTCGGGCTGCATCGCCGGCAGCACTGCCGCTGTGGCCGTCAACCCTGTGGACG TGATAAAGACCAGGCTACAGTCTCTGACAAGGGGAAGCCAAGAGGACACTTACTCAGGAGTGACCGACTGCATCAG GAAGATCCTCCAGCGGGAGGGTCCCTCTGCCTTCCTGAAGGGGGCGTACTGCCGCGCCCTGGTCATCGCGCCCCTCTTCGGCATCGCCCAGGTAATCTACTTCTTGGGCGTCGGCGAGTACCTGCTCGACTTACTGCCAAAACGGAAGGACTAG
- the slc25a22a gene encoding mitochondrial glutamate carrier 1 isoform X1 encodes MADKQISLPAKLINGGVAGLIGVTCVFPIDLAKTRLQNQQNGSRLYTSMSDCLIKTIRSEGYFGMYRGAAVNLTLVTPEKAIKLAANDFFRHHFSKDGQKLTLLKEMLAGCGAGTCQVIVTTPMEMLKIQLQDAGRIAAQRKLMPEAVSSGPAAPVEMKSPTAMQLTRDLLRSKGIAGLYKGLGATLLRDVPFSIIYFPLFANLNNLGRRGSEGNAPFYVSFASGCIAGSTAAVAVNPVDVIKTRLQSLTRGSQEDTYSGVTDCIRKILQREGPSAFLKGAYCRALVIAPLFGIAQVIYFLGVGEYLLDLLPKRKD; translated from the exons ATGGCTGACAAGCAGATCAG tTTGCCTGCCAAGTTGATTAATGGGGGGGTAGCAGGGCTGATTGGGGTCACCTGCGTGTTTCCCATTGACCTGGCCAAGACCCGCCTCCAGAACCAGCAGAATGGCTCCCGGCTCTACACCAGCAT GTCAGACTGCCTTATCAAGACCATTCGGTCGGAGGGCTACTTCGGGATGTACAGAG ggGCTGCGGTGAACCTGACCCTCGTCACCCCAGAGAAAGCCATCAAGCTGGCGGCTAATGACTTCTTCAGGCATCACTTCTCCAAGGATGG TCAGAAGCTGACCTTGCTGAAGGAGATGCTGGCAGGCTGTGGAGCAGGCACATGCCag GTGATCGTCACCACTCCCATGGAGATGCTGAAAATCCAGCTACAGGACGCCGGGCGAATTG CGGCCCAGCGGAAGCTGATGCCGGAGGCCGTGAGCTCAGGCCCCGCGGCCCCAGTGGAGATGAAGTCCCCCACCGCCATGCAGCTGACCCGGGACCTGCTGAGGAGCAAGGGAATCGCAGGGTTGTACAAGGGCCTGGGAGCCACACTGCTCAG GGATGTGCCATTCTCTATAATCTACTTCCCTCTCTTTGCCAACTTGAACAACCTGGGCCGGCGGGGGTCGGAGGGCAACGCCCCCTTCTACGTGTCCTTCGCCTCGGGCTGCATCGCCGGCAGCACTGCCGCTGTGGCCGTCAACCCTGTGGACG TGATAAAGACCAGGCTACAGTCTCTGACAAGGGGAAGCCAAGAGGACACTTACTCAGGAGTGACCGACTGCATCAG GAAGATCCTCCAGCGGGAGGGTCCCTCTGCCTTCCTGAAGGGGGCGTACTGCCGCGCCCTGGTCATCGCGCCCCTCTTCGGCATCGCCCAGGTAATCTACTTCTTGGGCGTCGGCGAGTACCTGCTCGACTTACTGCCAAAACGGAAGGACTAG
- the slc25a22a gene encoding mitochondrial glutamate carrier 1 isoform X3 produces the protein MLAGCGAGTCQVIVTTPMEMLKIQLQDAGRIAAQRKLMPEAVSSGPAAPVEMKSPTAMQLTRDLLRSKGIAGLYKGLGATLLRDVPFSIIYFPLFANLNNLGRRGSEGNAPFYVSFASGCIAGSTAAVAVNPVDVIKTRLQSLTRGSQEDTYSGVTDCIRKILQREGPSAFLKGAYCRALVIAPLFGIAQVIYFLGVGEYLLDLLPKRKD, from the exons ATGCTGGCAGGCTGTGGAGCAGGCACATGCCag GTGATCGTCACCACTCCCATGGAGATGCTGAAAATCCAGCTACAGGACGCCGGGCGAATTG CGGCCCAGCGGAAGCTGATGCCGGAGGCCGTGAGCTCAGGCCCCGCGGCCCCAGTGGAGATGAAGTCCCCCACCGCCATGCAGCTGACCCGGGACCTGCTGAGGAGCAAGGGAATCGCAGGGTTGTACAAGGGCCTGGGAGCCACACTGCTCAG GGATGTGCCATTCTCTATAATCTACTTCCCTCTCTTTGCCAACTTGAACAACCTGGGCCGGCGGGGGTCGGAGGGCAACGCCCCCTTCTACGTGTCCTTCGCCTCGGGCTGCATCGCCGGCAGCACTGCCGCTGTGGCCGTCAACCCTGTGGACG TGATAAAGACCAGGCTACAGTCTCTGACAAGGGGAAGCCAAGAGGACACTTACTCAGGAGTGACCGACTGCATCAG GAAGATCCTCCAGCGGGAGGGTCCCTCTGCCTTCCTGAAGGGGGCGTACTGCCGCGCCCTGGTCATCGCGCCCCTCTTCGGCATCGCCCAGGTAATCTACTTCTTGGGCGTCGGCGAGTACCTGCTCGACTTACTGCCAAAACGGAAGGACTAG